A portion of the Carya illinoinensis cultivar Pawnee chromosome 11, C.illinoinensisPawnee_v1, whole genome shotgun sequence genome contains these proteins:
- the LOC122282597 gene encoding cytochrome c oxidase copper chaperone 2-like isoform X2, with the protein MYTLSRHTQENSHFGSKYSISKGLVKMGELSTVSSSPALDLPAAQQNQGLAIKISRESKPKKNICCACPDTRKLRDECIVEHGEEACVKWIEAHRKCLHAEGFNV; encoded by the exons ATGTATACTCTTTCTCGTCATACACAAGAAAACTCCCATTTTGGATCCAAG TATTCTATCTCTAAAGGTCTTGTCAAAATGGGTGAGCTATCCACAGTTAGTTCCTCCCCTGCTTTAGATTTGCCAGCTGCCCAGCAAAACCAAGGGTTAGCTATTAAAATTAGTCGAGAGTCCAAgccaaagaaaaatatatgctGTGCTTGCCCTGATACTAGGAAGCTGAGAGATGAATGCATCGTAGAGCATGGGGAAGAAGCTTGTGTTAAATGGATTGAGGCTCATCGCAAGTGTCTTCATGCAGAGGGCTTCAATGTTTGA
- the LOC122282504 gene encoding uncharacterized protein LOC122282504: MSGASSSCSLFFRYKKESPDCKAMKKRSSAMTASSQRWQTLPWLLMFFFLFTPFSLSLVSSSPTQPSKYYKDHCSKSVPGSLQKKVPLTNFPLARSHTGFYTGGKPFLDPNPTLSESTFSNSLLLRTLAVYDTDIQGLFKLQGRLTFQTAYKNKYREDLSYSRYSYSTAFSELGPRSSISFELEEGYWSESKGKLCMVGSASAHTEEGKWLNLSAVLNLNNVTSSSSITSLITGTLESLSSAEDPAHFEPISMLILPQKNYKFSSVSDDNRNEFSGGSDLPPGLSLSSLPENTFCSLASKTAPQKFSLRYASGCNSSKNCTLFDADFGYVPRIMSLYEIECFEDKEKMRVLVEFSNQTHVDYYRRFDPKTTLVGEGSWDESKHQLCIVACPFLGTTESLARAHVGDCSTKLSLRFHSIWSIKDASRIVGQIWTNKTVKESGYFNRIMLRSSRNDRMEVPELTKYQYTKLGTAMELCPKSEKPAKTNGERYPNGDSDSMSFDISLTQSEGTSGWGNLAPISVGDHIYRYSSFQDSTVPPNFSSGSVNISYRIHLNTITRKMSPFHTRNSSSDISSWEIVAEGLYDAETGSLCMVGCRNLDSDNQIPRADSSDCEVLVTFDFPPFNSKKTGYIKGSINSTREKSDPLYFEHLDLKSDYFYRDGSSIWRMDVEIIMVIISTTLSCVFVALQIFHVKRHPDVLPLISLAMLSILTLGQLIPLVLNFEALFLSKSSGGNIWLASGRGRWIEANEVIVRVTGMVAFLLQFRLLQRIWSAKWAGGNQKGLWVVEKKALFVALPLYVAGALVAVALNWWMWNGKNGAARSTSEDGAVVLMDSATSYQLHSLWEALKSYSGLVLDGFLLPQILLNMFWNSRTSALSCSFYIGNTFVQLLPHAYDLYRAHNYFHHHDGSFIYANPGEDFFSTAWDVGIPLGGLVFALIIFLQQRFGGRCIFPRRFRELQVYEKVPVTGDS, translated from the coding sequence ATGAGTGGTGCCTCGAGTTCTTGTTCATTGTTCTTTCGATACAAGAAAGAATCTCCTGACTGTAAGGCCATGAAGAAGCGCTCTTCTGCAATGACCGCGTCTTCACAGAGATGGCAAACACTACCATGGCTTCTCatgtttttcttcttattcaccCCCTTCTCTTTGAGCTTAGTCTCATCCTCACCAACTCAACCTTCCAAGTACTACAAAGATCATTGTTCCAAAAGCGTCCCTGGATCCTTACAGAAGAAAGTTCCACTCACAAACTTTCCACTTGCGCGATCCCATACTGGCTTCTATACTGGTGGCAAACCTTTTTTGGACCCAAATCCAACTCTGTCTGAGTCGACTTTCTCAAACTCCCTTCTACTTCGAACCTTGGCTGTCTATGATACTGATATCCAGGGCTTGTTCAAGCTTCAAGGGCGTTTAACATTTCAAACCGCCTATAAGAACAAGTACAGGGAAGACTTATCTTATTCCCGATATTCATACTCTACTGCTTTCAGTGAATTAGGGCCTCGAAGTTCCATCAGTTTTGAACTGGAGGAGGGGTACTGGTCAGAATCGAAGGGAAAGCTTTGTATGGTTGGATCGGCTTCTGCTCACACTGAAGAAGGTAAATGGCTTAATCTTTCTGCTGTTCTTAACCTCAATAATGTCACCAGTTCAAGTAGTATTACTAGTTTGATTACTGGGACTTTAGAGAGCCTGAGTTCTGCAGAGGATCCAGCCCATTTTGAACCGATTTCCATGTTGATACTTCctcaaaagaattataaattCTCGTCAGTTTCTGACGATAACAGAAATGAATTTTCTGGTGGAAGTGATCTTCCCCCCGGTCTGTCACTTAGTTCTCTTCCGGAAAACACATTCTGTTCATTAGCCTCGAAGACAGCCCCCCAAAAGTTCAGTTTGAGGTATGCCAGTGGATGCAATTCTTCAAAGAACTGCACTCTATTTGATGCAGACTTCGGATATGTGCCTCGTATCATGTCCTTGTATGAGATTGAGTGTTTTGAGGACAAAGAAAAGATGCGGGTTCTGGTGGAGTTTTCTAACCAAACCCACGTTGATTATTACCGGAGATTCGATCCCAAAACAACTCTGGTTGGGGAGGGGTCATGGGATGAGAGCAAGCATCAGCTCTGCATTGTAGCTTGCCCATTTTTAGGCACTACGGAATCTTTGGCTCGTGCTCACGTGGGTGATTGTTCAACAAAATTGAGCTTGAGGTTTCATTCAATCTGGTCAATCAAAGATGCTAGCAGGATTGTGGGGCAAATTTGGACTAACAAAACCGTTAAAGAGTCAGGTTACTTCAATAGGATCATGCTTCGTAGTTCAAGAAATGATAGGATGGAGGTTCCTGAACTAACAAAGTACCAGTACACCAAATTAGGTACTGCTATGGAGTTGTGCCCCAAGTCTGAGAAGCCTGCTAAAACCAATGGGGAAAGATACCCCAATGGGGACTCAGACTCAATGAGTTTTGACATTTCACTGACACAGTCAGAAGGAACAAGTGGCTGGGGTAATTTAGCTCCTATATCTGTTGGAGATCACATTTATAGGTACTCAAGCTTCCAAGACTCTACAGTGCCACCGAATTTTAGCAGTGGTTCGGTCAATATCAGCTACAGGATACACCTCAACACGATCACAAGGAAGATGTCGCCCTTTCACACTAGGAACTCTTCCTCTGACATATCTTCATGGGAGATTGTAGCTGAAGGGCTGTATGATGCTGAAACAGGAAGTTTGTGTATGGTAGGGTGCAGAAATCTTGATTCAGACAATCAAATACCAAGAGCCGATTCTTCGGATTGCGAGGTTCTGGTCACATTTGATTTCCCTCCATTTAATTCAAAGAAGACAGGTTATATCAAGGGAAGCATTAATAGCACAAGGGAAAAATCCGATCCACTTTACTTTGAACATTTAGACTTGAAATCAGATTATTTTTACAGGGATGGATCTTCTATTTGGAGGATGGATGTGGAGATTATCATGGTAATTATCTCCACCACACTGTCATGTGTGTTTGTGGCGCTACAAATCTTTCATGTGAAAAGGCACCCTGATGTTCTTCCCTTAATCTCCCTTGCCATGCTATCAATTCTTACTTTGGGCCAGTTGATACCTCTTGTGCTTAACTTTGAAGCCTTGTTCTTGAGCAAATCTAGCGGGGGGAACATATGGCTTGCAAGCGGAAGGGGCCGGTGGATTGAAGCAAACGAGGTAATTGTGAGAGTGACTGGAATGGTAGCTTTCTTGTTGCAATTCCGTCTTCTCCAAAGAATATGGTCTGCAAAATGGGCTGGAGGAAATCAAAAGGGGTTGTGGGTTGTGGAGAAGAAGGCTCTCTTTGTAGCTTTACCGCTATACGTTGCAGGCGCCTTAGTTGCTGTGGCATTGAACTGGTGGATGTGGAATGGAAAAAATGGTGCTGCGAGATCCACCAGTGAAGATGGTGCTGTTGTGCTTATGGATTCTGCTACAAGTTATCAACTCCATTCTCTTTGGGAGGCCTTGAAATCTTATTCTGGTTTGGTCTTGGATGGTTTTCTCTTGCCTCAAATACTGCTCAACATGTTCTGGAACTCAAGAACGAGTGCTCTTTCTTGTTCATTTTACATCGGAAACACTTTTGTCCAATTGCTGCCACATGCCTACGATCTTTACAGGGCTCACAATTATTTTCACCACCATGATGGGTCATTCATATACGCCAATCCTGGGGAAGACTTCTTCTCCACTGCTTGGGATGTGGGTATCCCTCTTGGGGGTTTGGTTTTTGCCTTGATCATCTTTTTGCAGCAACGGTTTGGTGGTCGTTGCATTTTTCCCCGGAGGTTTAGAGAGTTGCAAGTATATGAGAAGGTGCCTGTGACTGGTGATTCATGA
- the LOC122282596 gene encoding probable hexosyltransferase MUCI70 translates to MTGASLGLRTGSYGSLQQQIQNGVLQTTQARKPSKMLLSSSREKEKLLIFICRYVGRRRVAMLLLVALALLVFVFGSFTVNKESNITLHIGSMTPYWSNYPVSSNPPGVEDNLGSNNSSGQISLRGNDQSRASSHPPPTSATTATSVTRSNPPLGHQCVNFAFPPPPPVQSKRIGPRPCPVCYLPVERAIASMPSSPSESPVLRNLTYVHDGDSIKTETHGGSDFGGYPSLKQRNESFDIKESMAVHCGFVKGSKPGHHSGFNIDEADLLEMEQFHEVIVASAIFGNYDIIQQPKNISEAAMKNIPFYMFIDEETEAYMKNSSVLDSSKRVGLWRIIVVHDIPYPDPRRNGKVPKLLLHRIFPNVRYSVWIDGKLQLIVDPYQILERFLWRENANFAISRHYKRYDVFVEAEANKAAGKYDNFSIDNQIEFYKSEGLTPYSLDKLPITSDVPEGCVIIKEHIPITDLFTCLWFNEVDRFTPRDQLSFSTVRDKMMSKVSWSINMFMDCERRNFVIQAYHKDLLEHMSPPVGRMIRSPPAFPGYNPIVRPPMKRNGRRRGDRKSGQKHHRKVVAGSRDNNSF, encoded by the exons ATGACTGGAGCGTCATTGGGTTTACGTACGGGAAGTTATGGATCACTGCAACAGCAGATACAGAACGGTGTATTGCAGACTACTCAGGCACGCAAGCCTTCTAAGATGCTTCTTTCTAGTTCAAGGGAGAAAGAAAAGCTTCTCATATTTATTTGCAGATACGTTGGTCGAAGGAGAGTTGCAATGCTCCTATTGGTTGCCCTTGCTCTTTTGGTTTTTGTATTCGGTTCCTTTACAGTTAATAAAG AATCCAACATCACTTTACATATTGGAAGCATGACTCCTTATTGGTCAAATTATCCTGTATCTTCCAATCCACCTGGAGTAGAAGATAATCTTGGGAGTAATAATTCTTCTGGACAGATCTCTTTGAGAGGAAATGACCAAAGTAGAGCTTCATCCCATCCTCCTCCTACTTCTGCTACAACAGCTACAAGTGTTACACGGTCTAACCCTCCATTGGGCCATCAGTGTGTAAATTTTGCATTTCCTCCTCCCCCACCAGTTCAGAGTAAAAGGATAGGACCACGCC caTGTCCGGTATGTTACCTCCCCGTGGAGCGGGCTATAGCTAGTATGCCAAGCTCCCCATCAGAATCACCGGTGCTTCGTAATTTGACCTATGTCCATGATGGAGATTCTATTAAAACTGAAACTCATGGAGGCTCCGACTTTGGTGGATATCCTTCTCTAAAGCAGAGGAATGAGTCTTTTGATATAAAAGAGTCAATGGCAGTGCACTGTGG ATTTGTTAAGGGAAGCAAACCTGGGCATCATAGTGGATTTAATATTGACGAAGCTGACCTTCTAGAGATGGAGCAGTTCCACGAGGTTATTGTTGCATCGGCCATATTTG GAAACTATGATATTATTCAGCAGCCCAAGAACATTAGTGAAGCGGCAATGAAAAATATtcctttttatatgtttattgaTGAAGAGACAGAAGCTTATATGAAGAATTCTAGTGTTTTGGACAGCAGTAAAAGGGTTGGATTATGGAGAATTATCGTCGTTCATGATATTCCATATCCTGATCCAAGACGTAATGGAAAG GTTCCAAAGCTTCTACTGCACAGGATCTTCCCCAATGTACGGTATTCTGTATGGATTGATGGAAAGCTACAGCTTATTGTGGATCCATATCAAATTCTTGAGAG GTTTTTGTGGCGCGAAAATGCTAATTTTGCCATCTCAAGACACTATAAGCGTTATGACGTTTTTGTAGAGGCTGAAGCTAATAAAGCTGCTGGGAAATACGACAATTTCTCTATTGACAACCAGATTGAGTTTTACAAAAGCGAGGGTCTAACACCATATTCTTTAGATAAGCTTCCTATAACTAGTG ATGTTCCTGAAGGTTGTGTCATCATAAAGGAGCACATTCCCATCACAGATCTATTTACCTGTCTATGGTTCAATGAAGTTGATCGTTTTACTCCCAGGGATCAGTTAAGCTTTTCCACAGTGAGGGACAAAATGATGTCAAAAGTTAGTTGGAGCATCAATATGTTTATGGATTGTGAGAGGCGTAACTTTGTGATACAG GCATACCACAAAGATTTGCTGGAGCACATGTCTCCACCAGTTGGTCGGATGATCCGTTCTCCACCTGCTTTTCCTGGTTATAATCCAATTGTAAGGCCTCCTATGAAGAGGAATGGTAGGCGAAGAGGAGATCGGAAATCTGGTCAAAAACATCATCGTAAAGTTGTTGCTGGTAGTAGAGACAACAATTCATTTtag
- the LOC122282598 gene encoding uncharacterized protein LOC122282598 gives MGSFGFFLICILHSVIALTCGALMMFYSNEASVFGHGPDIASKLQGSTPHDQLLIRTSDSFSGLLLFSIGMLLFMVAFVKDREFQSFFAKGCVLLHIFMAVWRVCFERKIEDLAHDWMRQVVGDIALGLSWVFFLVYSWREKYD, from the coding sequence ATGGGGTCATTTGgattttttcttatatgtatTCTCCATTCGGTGATAGCTCTGACTTGTGGAGCTTTAATGATGTTTTACTCCAATGAGGCCTCTGTGTTTGGCCATGGTCCTGATATTGCAAGTAAGCTTCAAGGATCCACGCCCCATGATCAGTTATTGATTCGAACCTCAGATTCCTTCTCTGGTTTGCTTCTCTTTTCCATTGGGATGCTTCTATTCATGGTGGCTTTTGTCAAGGACAGAGAGTTCCAGAGTTTCTTTGCCAAGGGGTGTGTGCTTCTGCACATTTTCATGGCTGTTTGGAGAGTGTGCTTTGAGAGGAAGATTGAGGATCTCGCTCATGATTGGATGAGGCAGGTTGTTGGGGATATTGCATTGGGCCTTTCATGGGTGTTTTTTCTTGTTTACTCATGGAGGGAGAAGTATGATTAG
- the LOC122281164 gene encoding probable ubiquitin-conjugating enzyme E2 25, which yields MDPEVVEIPPTIFRSSKLLRQKEVIFHDVIDIDKDGDSADVMFIDEKFDPSNKGKEIQDVSDDYGDHQAQEALANYFLGPGKETLDSVNGVESPENFSPMSHNLINLDGHSSDLSYDDNNDVYFDDFTDVDEYAIVQAHFDNMDIPPGIEAPIPWLPVTGNISHHSGPLIHLDSVSTHGMDSSLSSWSANPAHVNVKTTLVGSSGVQTQMDSVVQPPGIDMTSPWNHPQVSPNKKKSSGSTHRRSALNLPLGKESSKSRWFLEPFKSKKKSAASSSSTNHSHVNQFDSSLPPGAESSTWAHYKPEMVKKQVGRSITYYPTLPVHTDASNYSPGVEPSAPWWQDTFKTKIMKPSFTNHTAHSSFYVPFHGLHAPSEEVADTPWVQDSGQNQFDVAAEVSSTFPAEAISGRGKDEILRKFCLFKQFDTVEDYSDHHYTGQGSYTKQPSKNWAKRIQEEWKILEKDLPETIFVRVYETRIDLLRAVIIGAEGTPYHDGLFFFDVSFPSGYPNVPPHVYYHSGGLRLNPNLYNCGKVCLSLLNTWSGNKNEMWIPGVSTMLQVLVSIQGLILNTKPYFNEPAYANMGGSASGEMRSQQYNEDIFILSLKTMMYTMRRPPKHFEELVLGHFYNCAHDILVACKAYMDGAQVGCLVKGGVQDVDVSDKSCSNKFKNDLAGYVDMLVKAFTQIGAENCDKFLSPAMNRNIRVSDMPKAAT from the exons ATGGACCCCGAAGTCGTCGAAATCCCGCCCACGATTTTCCGGTCCTCAAAATTGCTCAGACAGAAAGAG GTTATTTTTCATGATGTGATTGATATAGACAAAGATGGAGATTCTGCTGATGTCATGTTCATTGATGAAAAATTTGACCCAAGTAACAAGGGGAAGGAAATTCAAGATGTTTCTGATGATTATGGTGATCATCAAGCTCAG GAAGCTTTGGCCAATTATTTTCTTGGTCCTGGAAAGGAAACCCTCGATTCAGTGAATGGGGTAGAATCCCCAGAGAATTTTTCCCCTATGTCTCATAATTTAATCAACCTTGATGGTCATAGTTCTGATCTATCTTATGATGATAATAATGatgtttattttgatgattttactGATGTTGATGAGTATGCCATTGTACAAGCCCATTTTGATAACATGGATATTCCTCCTGGAATAGAGGCACCGATTCCTTGGTTGCCAGTTACTGGAAATATTTCACACCATTCGGGGCCTCTAATCCACTTGGATTCTGTGAGTACCCATGGGATGGACTCATCTCTGTCTTCATGGTCAGCAAATCCTGCTCACGTCAATGTGAAGACAACTTTAGTGGGCAGTTCAGGTGTGCAAACCCAAATGGATTCCGTGGTTCAACCTCCAGGAATAGATATGACTTCACCTTGGAATCATCCACAAGTTTccccaaataaaaagaaatcgtCTGGTTCAACACATAGAAGGAGTGCTCTGAACCTCCCACTCGGGAAAGAATCATCTAAATCACGGTGGTTTTTGGAGCCTTTCAAAAGCAAGAAGAAGTCAGCTGCTTCAAGTAGTTCAACTAATCATAGTCATGTAAATCAGTTTGACTCATCACTTCCCCCTGGAGCTGAATCATCTACTTGGGCGCATTATAAACCTGAAATGGTAAAGAAGCAAGTTGGTAGGAGTATTACATATTATCCAACTTTACCAGTGCATACAGATGCATCAAATTATTCTCCTGGAGTAGAACCATCCGCACCCTGGTGGCAGGACacttttaaaactaaaataatgaaGCCATCTTTCACTAACCATACAGCACATTCCAGTTTTTATGTTCCATTTCATGGTTTACATGCTCCTTCTGAAGAAGTGGCAGACACACCCTGGGTTCAGGATTCTGGTCAAAATCAGTTTGATGTAGCTGCTGAAGTTAGTTCAACATTCCCTGCTGAGGCCATCTCTGGTAGGGGCAAAGATGAAATTTTGAGGAAGTTCTGCCTTTTTAAACAATTTGATACCGTAGAGGATTATTCTGACCATCACTATACAGGCCAAGGTTCCTACACAAAGCAG CCATCAAAGAATTGGGCAAAGAGGATTCAGGAGGAGTGGAAGATCCTGGAGAAGGATTTACCAG AGACAATATTTGTTAGGGTTTATGAAACAAGGATTGATCTTCTGCGGGCTGTCATCATTGGAGCGGAGGGTACTCCCTACCATGATGGTCTCTTCTTCTTTGATGTTTCCTTCCCCAGTGGCTATCCTAATGTACCACCG CATGTTTACTACCACTCCGGTGGCCTTCGACTGAATCCTAATTTGTACAATTGTGGGAAAGTATGCCTCAGTCTACTTAACACATGGTCTGGCAACAAGAATGAGATGTGGATTCCTGGTGTATCGACTATGCTGCAAGTTCTTGTCTCCATACAGGGGCTGATCTTGAATACAAAGCCCTATTTTAATGAGCCTGCGTATGCAAATATGGGTGGCTCAGCCTCTGGTGAAATGAGGTCCCAACAGTACAATGAGGATATATTTATCCTCTCTTTGAAGACAATGATGTACACAATGAGGAGGCCACCAAAG CATTTTGAGGAGCTTGTTCTGGGGCATTTCTACAATTGTGCACATGATATTCTAGTGGCATGTAAAGCATATATGGATGGTGCTCAAGTAGGATGTCTGGTCAAAGGTGGGGTGCAGGATGTTGATGTGAGCGACAAGAGCTGCTCAAATAAGTTTAAGAATGATTTGGCTGGTTATGTTGATATGCTTGTGAAAGCATTTACCCAAATTGGAGCCGAGAACTGTGATAAATTCCTCTCACCTGCAATGAATAGGAACATACGGGTGTCTGACATGCCCAAGGCTGCAACATGA
- the LOC122281201 gene encoding translation initiation factor IF-1, chloroplastic has translation MMWSSPSVLQPQALRPHLLPLKPTQFPLSLPQTQKFLKPLLTNWSNRPILHPHLVLAKSPNSDRSPRKTEEQKWTSEGSVTESLPNGMFRVRLDNQDMIIGYISGSIRKNYIRILPGDRVKVEVSRYDSSRGRIIYRLRNTKD, from the coding sequence ATGATGTGGAGCTCGCCTTCAGTGCTCCAGCCCCAAGCTCTCCGCCCTCATCTTCTTCCACTAAAACCCACCCAGTTTCCACTCTCCCTCCCCCAAACCCAGAAATTCCTGAAGCCGCTTCTAACCAACTGGAGTAACCGCCCAATCCTTCACCCACATCTGGTTTTAGCCAAATCTCCGAATTCGGACCGGTCGCCGCGGAAAACTGAGGAACAGAAATGGACCAGTGAAGGTTCGGTCACCGAGTCGCTTCCCAACGGCATGTTCCGGGTTCGCTTGGACAACCAAGACATGATTATCGGTTACATTTCAGGTAGCATCCGGAAGAATTACATCCGCATACTGCCGGGGGATAGAGTCAAGGTCGAAGTCAGTCGCTACGACTCGTCCCGAGGCCGCATAATCTATAGACTCCGCAACACCAAAGATTAG
- the LOC122282597 gene encoding uncharacterized protein LOC122282597 isoform X1 produces the protein MCPLRPLPSVALTTATTRRWPPPAAVPPHPLSLFASLLFLPISLSLLARNHNPLLLLSLLPTTHHQQTAAHPFVSLSSISLTDEDLYRSQYSISKGLVKMGELSTVSSSPALDLPAAQQNQGLAIKISRESKPKKNICCACPDTRKLRDECIVEHGEEACVKWIEAHRKCLHAEGFNV, from the exons ATGTGTCCATTGCGCCCCCTCCCCTCAGTAGCGCTCACCACCGCCACAACTCGTCGATGGCCACCACCAGCCGCCGTTCCCCCTCACCCGCTCTCCCTCTTTGCCTCGCTGCTCTTCCTTCCCATCTCACTTTCTCTTCTAGCTCGCAACCACAACCCGTTGCTGTTGTTGTCGCTGTTGCCCACAACCCATCACCAACAAACCGCTGCTCATccctttgtctctctctcttccatttctctTACTGACGAAGACCTATACAGGTCTCAG TATTCTATCTCTAAAGGTCTTGTCAAAATGGGTGAGCTATCCACAGTTAGTTCCTCCCCTGCTTTAGATTTGCCAGCTGCCCAGCAAAACCAAGGGTTAGCTATTAAAATTAGTCGAGAGTCCAAgccaaagaaaaatatatgctGTGCTTGCCCTGATACTAGGAAGCTGAGAGATGAATGCATCGTAGAGCATGGGGAAGAAGCTTGTGTTAAATGGATTGAGGCTCATCGCAAGTGTCTTCATGCAGAGGGCTTCAATGTTTGA